A single Natrinema pellirubrum DSM 15624 DNA region contains:
- a CDS encoding MBL fold metallo-hydrolase: protein MTADEITRIDVGGDAPEGTNSAYLVGDRAVVDPGPPTDRAWRDLRTGLERAGVEPTAMEYVLVTHWHADHAGIAPRLAATADATLAMGAGDAPLVADYARERERRLERDAATMDAWGVPADAVSEVIDGDAVSAMPDETSVERLADGDRVAGLEAVATPGHTLGHTAFAGDGFVLVGDAVLPTTTPNVGGSDTRTLRPTAVNPARCDDPAAGGAAIDHDPLAAFRRTLERLADRSERLLPGHGTAVESGRVAEILTHHRERSRRVFAALERRGTATPWDLAGDLFGDLVGIHVKFGAGEAAAHLRTLERQGRVDRLEDPPRRYRPVDREPRTRETGV from the coding sequence ATGACTGCCGACGAGATCACGCGCATCGACGTTGGCGGGGACGCGCCGGAAGGGACCAACAGCGCGTACCTCGTTGGCGATCGGGCCGTCGTCGACCCCGGACCGCCGACCGACCGCGCGTGGCGCGACCTCCGGACGGGCCTCGAGCGAGCCGGCGTCGAGCCGACGGCGATGGAATACGTCCTCGTGACCCACTGGCACGCGGATCACGCCGGAATCGCGCCGCGGCTGGCCGCGACAGCGGACGCGACGCTCGCGATGGGGGCCGGCGACGCGCCGCTGGTCGCCGACTACGCCCGTGAGCGCGAGCGCCGCCTCGAGCGCGACGCCGCGACGATGGACGCCTGGGGCGTGCCGGCCGACGCCGTCAGTGAGGTCATCGACGGCGACGCCGTCTCGGCGATGCCCGACGAGACATCCGTCGAGCGACTCGCAGACGGCGACCGGGTCGCGGGGCTCGAGGCGGTGGCGACGCCGGGACACACGCTCGGGCACACCGCCTTCGCCGGCGACGGATTCGTCCTGGTCGGCGACGCCGTCCTGCCGACCACCACGCCGAACGTCGGCGGGAGTGACACCCGGACCCTTCGCCCGACGGCGGTCAACCCGGCCAGATGCGACGATCCGGCGGCCGGTGGCGCGGCGATCGATCACGACCCATTGGCGGCGTTTCGGCGTACGCTCGAGCGACTCGCCGACCGGTCCGAGCGGCTCCTACCCGGCCACGGTACCGCCGTCGAGTCCGGACGCGTCGCCGAGATCCTGACCCATCACCGGGAGCGCTCCCGGCGGGTGTTCGCGGCGCTCGAACGACGCGGCACCGCGACCCCCTGGGACCTCGCCGGCGACCTGTTCGGTGACCTCGTGGGGATCCACGTCAAGTTCGGGGCCGGCGAAGCGGCGGCGCACCTGCGGACCCTCGAGCGGCAGGGACGGGTCGATCGCCTCGAGGATCCGCCCCGTCGCTACCGGCCCGTCGATCGGGAGCCGAGGACCCGAGAAACGGGCGTCTAG
- a CDS encoding Cdc6/Cdc18 family protein has translation MAANDDRDPLFRYDDPVFADERLLEITHLPGPDRIVGRDEQMQRVADALNPAIFGSEPNHLFIFGKTGTGKSLISRSVTQRVITEAEHDDVTVKYAFIDCGEQNTEASIVKTIAQIVNEPDASGVTVPDRGLGTGDYYKRLWQAVDHCTDVTIVILDEIDMLEDDEVLRKLSRAGENRRISDSSIGIIGISNKIDFPDHLSERVKSSLSRDELVFSPYDANQLVEILEKRRDAFHDGVLSDDVIPLTAALAAQEHGDARKAIDILRNAGRIAKKRNDTRVTADHVRDAKEKTEADRFNELIEGSPQQAKAILYSLTLLTENSQEKEFPTKIIYNQYKEIARRLDFDVLSERRVQEILQEQNFLNVIQSEREGRGRGRGAHAKHRLLENPSIVKKVLLRDSRLAVLEEE, from the coding sequence ATGGCCGCCAACGACGATCGAGATCCGCTCTTTCGGTACGACGACCCCGTCTTCGCCGACGAGCGTCTGCTCGAGATCACGCACCTGCCCGGGCCGGACCGGATCGTCGGTCGCGACGAACAGATGCAACGGGTTGCAGACGCCCTGAACCCGGCGATCTTCGGGAGCGAGCCCAACCACCTGTTCATCTTCGGCAAGACCGGTACCGGCAAGTCGCTCATCTCGCGGTCGGTCACCCAGCGCGTAATCACCGAGGCCGAACACGACGACGTCACCGTGAAATACGCCTTCATCGACTGCGGGGAACAGAACACCGAGGCCTCCATCGTCAAGACGATCGCTCAGATCGTCAACGAACCCGACGCGAGCGGGGTCACCGTCCCCGACCGGGGGCTCGGGACCGGCGACTACTACAAGCGCCTCTGGCAGGCCGTCGATCACTGCACCGACGTGACGATCGTGATCTTAGACGAGATCGACATGCTCGAGGACGACGAAGTGTTGCGCAAGCTCTCCCGGGCCGGCGAGAACCGCCGGATCTCGGACTCGAGCATCGGTATCATCGGCATCTCGAACAAGATCGACTTCCCCGATCACCTCTCCGAACGCGTCAAGTCCAGCCTCTCGCGGGACGAACTCGTCTTCTCGCCGTACGACGCCAACCAACTCGTCGAAATCCTCGAGAAACGCCGCGACGCGTTCCACGACGGTGTCCTCTCCGACGACGTGATCCCGTTGACCGCCGCGCTCGCGGCCCAAGAACACGGCGACGCGCGCAAGGCGATCGACATCCTCCGGAACGCTGGCCGGATCGCGAAGAAGCGAAACGACACCCGTGTGACGGCCGACCACGTCCGCGACGCCAAGGAAAAGACCGAGGCCGACCGCTTCAACGAACTCATCGAGGGCTCGCCCCAGCAGGCCAAGGCGATCCTCTACTCGCTGACCCTGCTCACCGAGAACAGCCAGGAAAAGGAGTTCCCGACGAAGATCATCTACAACCAGTACAAGGAGATCGCCCGCCGGCTCGACTTCGACGTCCTCTCGGAGCGCCGGGTCCAGGAGATCCTCCAGGAGCAGAACTTCCTCAACGTAATCCAGTCCGAGCGCGAGGGTCGGGGACGCGGCCGGGGCGCTCACGCGAAACACCGCCTGCTCGAGAACCCCTCGATCGTCAAGAAGGTACTGCTGCGTGACTCGCGGCTGGCGGTCCTCGAGGAGGAGTGA
- a CDS encoding 6-hydroxymethylpterin diphosphokinase MptE-like protein, which produces MEFDEWEPVYAAILEDFGYGRAGDERGRDLLASLLETSFDPTELPIGPDATVAIAGAGPSLTDDRSLERARQADVVLAASTAVDTLASRGIDADCMVTDLDKNPGTVERLTHQGVPVAVHGHGDNREAIRDVVPACDHAYVLPTTQAAPTGPVRNFGGFTDGDRATFLADHLGAADLIFVGWDFDDPAVDDAKSHKLEWAERLLYWLEGRRGERFDVLDGRRDGIETDLLPIDSR; this is translated from the coding sequence ATGGAGTTCGACGAGTGGGAACCGGTCTATGCAGCCATCCTCGAGGATTTCGGCTACGGTCGGGCCGGCGACGAGCGCGGTCGCGACCTGCTGGCATCGCTGCTCGAGACGTCGTTCGACCCGACGGAACTCCCGATCGGGCCGGACGCGACGGTGGCAATCGCGGGGGCCGGCCCATCGCTGACCGACGATCGGAGCCTCGAGCGGGCGCGCCAGGCCGACGTCGTCCTCGCCGCATCGACCGCCGTCGATACGCTCGCGAGCCGCGGGATCGACGCCGACTGTATGGTGACCGACCTCGACAAGAATCCCGGGACCGTCGAGCGACTTACCCACCAGGGGGTCCCGGTCGCGGTTCACGGCCACGGCGACAACCGCGAGGCTATTCGGGACGTCGTTCCGGCGTGTGACCACGCGTACGTCCTGCCAACGACCCAGGCCGCACCGACAGGACCGGTCCGGAACTTTGGGGGCTTTACCGACGGCGACCGAGCGACCTTTCTCGCCGATCACCTCGGGGCCGCCGATCTGATCTTCGTCGGCTGGGACTTCGATGATCCCGCGGTCGATGACGCGAAATCGCACAAACTCGAGTGGGCCGAGCGACTGCTCTACTGGCTCGAGGGCCGACGTGGCGAGCGGTTCGACGTCCTCGACGGACGGCGGGACGGCATCGAGACGGACCTGCTCCCGATCGACTCCCGCTGA
- a CDS encoding AMP-binding protein, which yields MTNFVTELRSAMRTDPGATAIDCEDPMTFSQLWTATDSFAGGLGEREITAGDRVAIHVADPRSVLVAAYGTLRAGCVPVTLPATYGNRDVRHVLSDTEATALVTDSSPIMPLLTGSESLRVAVTVDADTRMGVSFADFLDNGGMNGSNSRTGIDVVRRADEDPALIAYVDRDERPPVAAVYTHASLHTAASARPDAPGDGSDPLESHRSAVPLSDPIEFMYGANATLTDGGRYRPITTADPTTLRSLLVTTEADRTFVTPGQYRDLRANGGIDDRGLRVVESTRATFGAEHGDAGDPGDAVRLCGFPETGLTHVRTPADVASVSIGDPLPGVRARVVDEGAGDELAVTGAAVADGSLDLPSLTDKRAVTIDGTRWVRTSIPARSEDGVIRRRTEAEPVRSAADR from the coding sequence ATGACGAATTTCGTAACCGAACTCCGATCGGCGATGCGAACCGACCCCGGAGCGACGGCAATCGATTGCGAGGATCCGATGACGTTTTCGCAGCTCTGGACCGCCACGGACTCGTTTGCGGGCGGCCTCGGGGAGCGGGAGATCACGGCCGGCGATCGGGTCGCAATTCACGTCGCCGATCCGCGCTCGGTTCTCGTCGCGGCCTACGGCACGCTCAGGGCCGGCTGCGTTCCCGTCACGCTCCCCGCAACCTACGGGAACCGAGACGTGCGACACGTCCTGAGCGACACCGAGGCGACGGCGCTCGTGACCGACTCGAGCCCGATCATGCCCCTCCTGACGGGCAGCGAATCGCTGCGCGTCGCCGTGACCGTCGACGCCGACACCCGGATGGGGGTCTCGTTCGCCGACTTCCTCGACAACGGCGGGATGAACGGCTCGAACTCGCGGACCGGCATCGATGTCGTGCGGCGAGCGGACGAGGACCCGGCGCTGATCGCCTACGTCGATCGCGACGAGCGCCCGCCCGTCGCCGCCGTCTACACGCACGCATCCCTGCACACGGCCGCAAGCGCTCGGCCGGACGCTCCCGGCGACGGCTCCGACCCCCTCGAGTCCCACCGTAGCGCGGTGCCCCTCTCGGACCCGATCGAGTTCATGTACGGGGCGAACGCGACGCTTACCGACGGCGGGCGATACCGGCCGATCACGACTGCCGATCCGACGACGCTGCGCTCGTTGCTCGTGACGACCGAAGCCGATCGGACGTTCGTCACTCCGGGTCAGTACCGCGATCTCCGCGCGAACGGGGGCATCGACGACCGCGGACTCCGCGTCGTCGAATCGACGCGGGCGACGTTCGGTGCGGAACACGGCGATGCCGGTGATCCCGGCGACGCGGTTCGGCTGTGCGGGTTCCCCGAAACCGGGCTGACACACGTGCGAACGCCGGCCGACGTCGCGTCCGTCTCGATCGGCGACCCCCTCCCCGGGGTCCGAGCGCGAGTCGTCGACGAGGGTGCCGGTGACGAACTCGCGGTCACCGGCGCGGCGGTCGCGGACGGCTCCCTTGATCTGCCCTCGCTGACCGACAAGCGGGCGGTGACGATCGACGGCACGCGCTGGGTCAGGACGAGCATCCCGGCGCGTTCCGAAGACGGCGTGATCCGTCGCCGAACGGAGGCCGAGCCCGTTCGTTCCGCCGCGGACCGATAG
- the folP gene encoding dihydropteroate synthase encodes MHNVDAAGLGIGDDHPPRIMGVLNVSEESPYDPSVYDDPGDAARYVDEELIGEGADIVDIGLESANKRFDVLSAEEELERLHIALETIESVSGDAVFSIETRYAEVADEALSQGFDMVNDIAGFADPEMPTVCEDHDVAVAKMASPPDLERPGAVEETDWSSRKSSDWAADADYVDQVYEALKQNGLTDKTIVDPAFGGWSEAQTVADDQETFRRLREFRALERPMLVSINRKNFLGEIAGRETEERLPVSLAATSMAVERGAHVIRTHDVAETRDAALIGKAFTERRAGTVAGIDVSQLDVHSTAEFRAQLRERGVDPDFADDWQAQLLEIDGLDSDAGERLTAVAADHGAVVQRTSDARLLLVGSTTSVSGVAADLASRDGRLGALGEKLSELLR; translated from the coding sequence ATGCACAACGTCGACGCCGCCGGCCTAGGGATCGGTGACGACCACCCGCCCCGGATCATGGGCGTATTGAACGTCAGCGAGGAGTCTCCTTACGATCCCAGCGTCTACGACGACCCCGGCGACGCGGCCCGCTACGTCGACGAGGAACTGATCGGCGAAGGGGCCGACATCGTCGACATCGGTCTCGAGTCCGCGAACAAGCGCTTCGACGTCCTCTCGGCCGAGGAGGAACTCGAGCGGCTCCATATCGCGCTCGAGACGATCGAGAGCGTCTCGGGCGACGCTGTCTTCTCCATCGAAACCCGGTACGCCGAGGTCGCCGACGAGGCGCTCTCGCAGGGGTTCGACATGGTCAACGACATCGCGGGCTTCGCCGACCCCGAGATGCCGACAGTCTGCGAGGACCACGACGTCGCGGTCGCGAAGATGGCCAGCCCGCCGGATCTCGAGCGCCCCGGCGCAGTCGAGGAGACCGACTGGTCGTCTCGGAAGTCTTCCGACTGGGCGGCCGATGCGGACTACGTCGATCAGGTCTACGAGGCGCTGAAACAGAACGGGCTGACCGACAAGACGATCGTCGATCCCGCCTTCGGCGGTTGGAGCGAGGCCCAGACGGTCGCCGACGATCAGGAGACGTTCCGGCGTCTGCGGGAGTTCCGGGCGCTCGAGCGGCCGATGCTGGTCTCGATCAATCGGAAGAACTTCCTCGGGGAAATCGCCGGCCGCGAGACCGAGGAACGGCTGCCGGTGAGTCTGGCCGCGACCTCGATGGCCGTCGAGCGGGGGGCACACGTGATCCGGACCCACGACGTGGCCGAAACGCGGGACGCGGCCCTGATCGGGAAGGCGTTCACCGAGCGACGGGCCGGGACGGTCGCGGGGATCGACGTCTCGCAACTGGACGTCCACTCGACGGCCGAGTTCCGGGCGCAACTGCGAGAGCGCGGCGTCGATCCCGACTTCGCCGATGACTGGCAGGCCCAACTCCTCGAGATCGACGGGCTCGATTCCGACGCCGGGGAGCGATTGACGGCGGTCGCGGCCGACCACGGGGCAGTCGTCCAACGCACGTCAGACGCCCGACTGCTGCTCGTCGGATCGACGACGTCGGTTTCCGGCGTTGCAGCGGATCTCGCGTCCCGTGACGGCCGTTTGGGCGCGCTCGGCGAGAAGCTGTCAGAACTGCTGCGTTAA